Proteins encoded in a region of the Kwoniella botswanensis chromosome 2, complete sequence genome:
- a CDS encoding tyrosine-tRNA ligase: MVAASPFLLPIRRPCPRRLIRHFRRHLQSQAKTVIQELDERGFIAALTSPKLHQHVQSPTTIYAGVDPSASSLHVGNLLPLLGLLHFQAKGHQSICLVGGATGSIGDPSGRSTERKALSAEELAVNVQGITHQVHRFFATGSAYLQKRGIDIKGKGKEVQEDMGIKVVDNYEWTKDVSLLDFLRGPGKLSRVGVMLSRDSVKNRLTSDSGISYTEFTYQLLQAYDFSHLWKEYGCKIQMGGSDQWGNIVSGIDLIKRSQSQIQIQQQQQHNEDSVSGEESGTELVGEEEEVEAYGLTIPLLTTSTGEKFGKSAGNAVWLDERRTSPAEFYQFFLRTTDEDVAKYLKLFTFLPTEEIDSIMAEHEKSKSARKPQKLLASEVTELVHGADGLSKALLATEILYPSTKPTISSGMSSIYKTLKSSDVLAAFEGDSRFHKIPFSEIKDKPISKLCVIYGLCKSRGEASKAISSGSLTFNDRRINDPRDEIRRSQLIDGKIAIVKIGNKRQLIFYLE; this comes from the exons ATGGTCGCCGCctcccctttccttcttcctatACGGCGTCCCTGTCCTCGTAGGCTCATTCGGCATTTTCGTCGGCATCTCCAATCTCAAGCTAAGACAGTTATACAGGAACTAGATGAGAGGGGTTTCATAGCCGCTTTGACAAG TCCCAAGCTACATCAACATGTCCAATCTCCTACTACAATCTACGCAGGTGTAGATCCTTCGGCATCTTCTTTACACGTTGGAAACCTCTTACCTCTATTGGGTTTATTACATTTCCAAGCTAAAGgacatcaatcaatatgTCTTGTAG GTGGAGCTACAGGTTCGATAGGTGATCCCTCGGGAAGATCGACCGAACGTAAAGCCCTCTCCGCCGAGGAACTAGCAGTGAATGTACAAGGTATAACACATCAGGTACATCGATTCTTCGCAACTGGCTCTGCATATTTGCAGAAGCGTGGAATAGAtatcaaagggaaaggaaaagaagttCAGGAGGATATGGGTATAAAGGTCGTGGACAATTACGAGTGGACTAAAGACGTTTCATTATTGGATTTCTTGAGGGGTCCAGGTAAATTATCGAGAGTGGGCGTGATGCTTTCGAGGGATAG CGTCAAAAACCGTCTGACATCGGACTCCGGTATCTCCTACACCGAATTCACCTACCAATTGCTACAAGCCTATGATTTCTCTCATCTATGGAAAGAGTACGGATGTAAGATCCAAATGGGTGGATCGGACCAATGGGGAAATATCGTCTCGGGGATTGACCTGATCAAGAGATCACAATCgcagatacagatacagcagcagcagcagcataACGAAGATTCAGTGTCGGGCGAAGAAAGTGGCACAGAACTggtgggagaggaagaggaagtggaggCGTATGGATTGACGATACCGCTTTTGACTACCAGTACAGGAGAGAAGTTTGGGAAATCCGCTGGGAACGCTGTGTGGTTGGATGAGAGGAGGACTAGTCCGGCGGAATTTTATCAG TTCTTCCTTCGCAcgacggatgaagatgttgcGAAGTACTTGAAATTATTCACTTTCTTACCTACCGAAGAGATCGACAGTATCATGGCGGAGcatgag aaatcaaaatcagcaaGGAAACCTCAAAAGTTGTTAGCATCAGAGGTGACCGAGCTAGTCCATGGTG CCGACGGTCTTTCCAAAGCTTTACTAGCCACCGAGATCCTCTACCCCTCTACCAAACCCACCATCTCCTCAGGCATGTCCTCAATATACAAAACGCTCAAATCGTCCGATGTCCTAGCAGCTTTCGAAGGTGATTCAAGATTTCATAAAATCCCTTTCTCAGAGATCAAGGATAAACCAATATCCAAGCTTTGTGTGATATATGGACTATGCAAATCTCGAGGagaagcttccaaagctaTATCATCGGGGAGCTTGACATTTAACGATAGGAGGATTAATGATCCGAGGGATGAAATTAGGAGAAGCcagttgattgatgggaAGATTGCGATTGTCAAAATAGGGAATAAGAGACAATTGATCTTTTATTTAGAATGA